A genomic stretch from Dethiosulfovibrio faecalis includes:
- a CDS encoding chemotaxis protein CheW — MAKNSCIEFVLDGRYFALPLENVKEIISRPEITPLPMASKHVRGIINLRGDVIPVVDLAIRLGSSEDKVDRSEVLILVLDGLTAGVMVDSASQVAELDLGDLSEPEGNEGAGLDRSAVKGVVRHEDRLVVLLDAADILSVDREMLKRIAAENNDDHMDSQSKYETMRIVTFDLDGDNYGFRLEEVREILRYQPPVSVPDAPPFVEGVLQVRGNILPVVNLRERLHRGGELDQEKGKILVADYGDFRLGFVADAIKEVLEVPMSEVSEPPSVVRGDSNRQTVSAIVHHDDDIVTILDKDGLVDRERLREMASEDDRAVADKEDGGGSETLVVFKVSGQPFGLPITRIKEINRVGNLSEVPGMPDFVEGVLDLRGDVIPVVSLCKRLGLNPSEGSEEDGRILVVELDDSFLGFMVDDVTGVMEVPLSHMSEPPLSMKELGRARDFVSQVARTDVEGERMVLVLSPESVLSSQEVVSARNSIS; from the coding sequence ATGGCTAAAAACAGCTGTATCGAGTTCGTCCTCGACGGGCGTTATTTTGCTCTGCCGTTGGAGAACGTCAAGGAGATAATTTCCCGCCCTGAGATTACCCCTTTGCCCATGGCGTCGAAACACGTCAGAGGGATAATCAATCTTCGAGGTGACGTTATTCCGGTGGTCGATCTGGCGATACGATTGGGAAGCAGCGAAGATAAGGTCGATCGCTCCGAGGTCCTTATTCTGGTCCTGGACGGTCTTACCGCAGGGGTCATGGTGGATTCGGCGTCGCAGGTCGCAGAGCTGGATCTCGGCGACCTCTCCGAACCGGAGGGGAATGAAGGTGCCGGATTGGACAGGAGTGCCGTCAAGGGAGTGGTCAGACACGAAGACCGTCTTGTGGTTCTTCTCGACGCGGCGGACATACTGTCGGTGGACAGGGAGATGTTGAAGCGCATAGCCGCTGAAAACAACGACGATCACATGGACTCTCAGAGTAAATACGAAACGATGAGAATAGTGACCTTCGATCTAGACGGGGATAACTATGGTTTTCGCCTGGAGGAGGTCAGGGAGATCCTTCGGTACCAGCCTCCGGTGTCGGTTCCCGATGCGCCTCCTTTCGTCGAGGGAGTACTCCAGGTAAGGGGCAATATCCTTCCTGTGGTCAACCTGAGGGAAAGGCTTCACCGAGGCGGGGAGCTGGACCAGGAGAAGGGTAAGATCCTCGTGGCGGATTACGGGGACTTCCGGCTAGGATTCGTCGCGGACGCGATAAAAGAGGTGTTGGAGGTCCCCATGTCGGAGGTCAGCGAGCCCCCTTCCGTGGTCAGAGGCGATTCGAACAGGCAGACGGTGAGCGCCATCGTCCATCACGACGATGATATCGTGACCATATTGGATAAGGACGGTCTGGTGGATCGTGAGAGGCTGAGGGAGATGGCCTCGGAGGACGACAGGGCCGTTGCGGATAAGGAGGACGGCGGAGGCTCGGAGACCCTGGTGGTCTTCAAGGTCAGCGGCCAGCCTTTCGGTCTTCCGATAACCAGGATCAAGGAGATCAATCGGGTTGGCAACCTGTCCGAGGTCCCCGGTATGCCGGATTTCGTGGAGGGAGTGTTGGACCTTCGAGGGGACGTCATACCTGTCGTGAGCCTCTGCAAGAGACTGGGCCTTAACCCCAGCGAGGGCTCCGAGGAGGACGGCAGGATCTTGGTGGTCGAGCTGGACGACTCCTTTCTCGGTTTCATGGTCGACGATGTCACCGGAGTGATGGAGGTCCCCCTGTCCCACATGAGCGAGCCCCCTCTTTCCATGAAGGAGCTGGGAAGGGCCAGGGACTTCGTGTCCCAGGTGGCCAGAACGGACGTAGAGGGCGAGAGGATGGTCTTGGTCCTGTCTCCCGAGAGCGTTTTGTCCTCCCAGGAGGTCGTATCGGCCAGAAACTCTATTTCCTGA